The nucleotide sequence GTTACATCGAAGCTGGCTGCCAGTTGATCAACATGTCCAGAATGACCAATTTTGAAGTGATCAGACTTCAGGCGCTAGAATGGTTTGTGAGTGACAACTACTTGGGCGCAACCAATGTGGCGACTGTTATGGAGAGCAGTTACATTGATGATTTGATGTCTTACAGACTAAGCATTAAATGCGCACATTGTGGAGAAGTTTTTTATGCTGATGTTTATAAAGACATTGCAGAAAGAAAACTGTTCAGAGTTTGCTGCTCTCAATGTGGTCGTCGTAATCAGCTCTCGCTGATCGAATCAGACAATAATTGTAAATTTGATTTGTCTTCAATTGAAAAATATATGGACATCGCATTTAAGATGCGTTGTGGCTACGTTACAAAATGTATTGAATATTTACGTTCAAAATTTAAGCGCATTGGTGTATATGGTGCAGGTGGTAATGGTAACCTGTTCTTAACGCTGCTTGAGAGTGCCAATACAGACATACAGGTTGCCTATGTTGCTGACAGGGATGCGCAAAAGCTGGATGTGTTTAAAAATCGCTACCATGTTACTAGTGTCGACTCTTTGGCCGACTATAATGTAGATGCAATTATTGTTACACCTCTCAGTTTTACACATGAGATTGTGACATTTATAAATAATAGTTGTCCTGAATCACAGACAGTGTGTTTGCAGGACTTTGCAGAATAATCATTTTAGGAGTGATTCATGAAGATCGCCCTCATTATTCCTTCTTATAAGCATACGCTCATACTTGAAGAATTATTGATTGTCAGATTAAAAATGTGGCGGAAGCACGGTATTGATGTTTATATTTATGATTCAAGCAATATATTGAATACAAAAAAATTTGTGGAACGCAAAATTGCATCTGGATTTGACAACCTGTTTTACAGACAGTTGCCCTGTACACTACATGGTAATGAAAAAGTATATATTGCTATTGCGCAAATTCTTGATATGGGCGTGTACGACTATATATGGATTTGCAGCGACGGTATTTCGTGGAACTCTGACGCGTTACTTGAAGTAGAAAGGTTTGCGCAACAGCAGACTGACATGATTATTCTTTCTACAAGAGACAGGGGTAATGTCGGTCTAAAAACATATGCCAGCGCCAACGACGTTTTTAATGACCTCGCCTGGCATCTTACGCTTATGGGCTCCATTATAGCCCGTTGCGACAGCCTGCTCAAGGATGTCGATTTTGACTATCTGCGAAAAAAATACATGACAGATTTGTGCTCGGCCTTTTCGCATGTGGGGCTTTATCTGGAGCAGGCAGCCAAACTCGACAGGTTCAGTGCTGTCCATTTGCCTCCCTATCGGTCCAGATTTCGCAACAGCCCCATAAAATCCGCCTCGGGGTGGTACAAAAACCGGTTTCATGTCTGGGCCAAGTGCTGGACAAAAACGGTGCTCCGCCTGCCCCGGTGTTTTGCAAACAAACAGGCTGCCATCTGCACCAACGGCGAGCGCTCGGGCGTGCTGCGCGAAGAAAGTTTGTGCTGGTCCAGAGCTCGCGGCGTGCTGAACCTGGTTGTATTTTTGTCGTATCTTACGCGCTGGAAGCGCATTACCGAGTACCCCGCATGGCGCATTGGCTGCCTGTCGGTTACCCCGCGTTTTATTGCCAGGCTGCTGCCCGCCTGGCGAAAAAAGTGCGAAACTTTTGCGCGCTACAAGGAACTGACCGCGTTTTTGGACCGCCACAAAAAAATCGCCATTTATGGTACCGGAGCGGCAGCCCTCAGCAGCGCCGCCCTGCTGTCCCTTTGCGGGCGTTCGTTTGACTGCTTTTTGGACTACGCCAATGCGGCGGGCAACAGTTGCAGCGAGGTCTACCCCTGCAGGGTCATGCCGCTTGAAGATTTGATAAATGCCCCGGACAGGCAGGATTATGGCGTTCTCATCGCTCTTGATGATGCGGATATTCCCTCTGGTCTCGACGCGCTGAGGGCGTCAGACATCGGGCGGGAGGCCCTTGGATTGAGCGGTTGCTCAGCCATGGATGAAACCATGGCTGACCTGTACGCATGGCAAAACCGGCTGCCAGAAAAATCCTGGAAGCCCCTGTTCAAGTATTATTTTACCTCGATACGCGAGCGCTTTCAGCTGTTTTTGGTGAAGCGCAAGATTTGTTGCGCCATTAAGGGCGCGGCAAAGCGTCGCAAACGGCTGGCCATCCTGGGCGCTGGCGAGCAGGGCGCGCTGGCCTCGGCCATACTTGACTTTTCAGGTCTCGAGTTTGACTATTTTATCGACATGACAGGCGATTACCCTTCAGATACGTACTGTGGACACCCTGTTTTGCAGTATGCAGATTTTGAAGCGTACAGTCAGAAAAATTCTTTTTGCCTGCTTGATCCGTGTAATCAGGCTGCCTGGAGTGGTTTTGACTTTGGTAAAACCCGCGTTTTCAACATGCATCACCTCATTTGCAGCCTGTTAAAGGTGTAGACTTGCCTTGGAACCGGTTGGAGGGCAAATGGATCAGTTGAGTTCCTTTACCGGTATATATGCCGGGCGACGGGTGCTGGTGACGGGCAGCAGCGGGTTTAAGGGCTCGTGGCTTACGCTGTGGCTGCAAGGCTTGGGCGCGCGCGTTTTGGGTCTGGCGCTCGACCCGCCCAGTACGCCTTCCATGCATGAGGAGCTGGCCCTTGGCGGCATCGTCGCCGCAGAGCACGCTTCCATCACAGACTTTGCGCGCCTGCAGGCCATAATGAAGGACTTTCAGCCAGAGATCGTCTTTCATCTGGCAGCCCAGGCACTTGTGCGCGAATCGTACGCGCATCCGCTGGAGACCCTGCAAACCAATATCATGGGCACTGCCCATGTGCTTGAAGCAAGCCGCCATGTACCGTCACTGCGGGCGGTTGTTATTGTCACCAGCGACAAGTGCTACCGCAATAACGAATGGGTATGGGGATACCGTGAAAACGACCCCATGGGCGGCCACGACCCATACAGCGCAAGCAAGGGCTGCGCTGAGCTGATAACAGCCTCGTATATCAAATCATTTTTTCCTGCCGACAGGTATGGTCAAGACCATCAGGTGGCCGTGGCTTCCGCCAGGGCGGGCAATGCCATAGGCGGTGGCGACTGGGGCAAGGACAGGCTGATACCCGACTGCTTTCGCGCGCTGCATGCAGGGCAACCCATCGTGATCCGTTATCCTCAGGCGGTACGGCCCTGGCAGCATGTTTTGGAGTGCCTGAGCGGGTATTTGCAGCTGGGTTGCCGTCTGCTGGAGCATGGCCCCAGTTATGGCTGCGGCTGGAACTTTGCCCCCATAGATATGGGCGATGTCTGGCCGGTGGAGCGGGTGGTGCGCTACATCTGCACCTTGTGGAAGGACGGGCGGTATGAAGTGCAGCAAGGCAACCAGCCGCATGAGGCCAACATGCTGTGTCTTGACTGCACCAAGGCCAACATAGAGCTTGGCTGGCGGCCCCGCTACAAGGTGGCTGAAGCCCTGCGTGTAACCACCGCGTGGTATCAGGCCTGGGCTGCAAGCCGGGATGCGGCCCATATGCGGGCATTTACCCAGGAGCAGATAACGGCCTACACCCAGCGCCAGCTCCCGCAGGAAGACGAACTGTAATCGCTGTTGCAGCCAAAGCTCTCAACCATGGACAAACGCTATATTATCTGGGCGCCGGCCCTGACCAGAAGCGCAGGCACAAAGGCGCTGTATGCGCTCTATGGCAAGCTGCGCGACAAGGGCTGCACAGCCCTGCTTTTTTGCCCCGAAGAACATCGCGAAGAATACGAATATATAGATGTTCTTGATGAACATACCTTACGTAACGATATCGTGGTGTACCCGGAGATCGTGTGGGGCAACCCTTTGCGTTTCAGTAATGTCGTCAGGTTTGTTTTTTATTTCCCGGGCAGGCTGGCAGGCGAGCCGCAATTTCACCACAGTGAAATGGTCTTTACCTGGTGGGTTGGTTATTTTGATGCGCCAGTGCTGCACTGGCCAACCCTTGATACTTCGCTTTTTTATGACGAAAACCTCCCCAGGACGCATAACTGTTATTTTTTGAATAAAAAATATGACAACATGAAGCTCATTGATGCGCTTGATGGCGCTATCGAAATTACCATGTCCTATCCCGCGAGCAGGGTGGAATTGGCGCAGTTATTAAAAACAACCAAGATATTATACACCTTTGACCGGTACTCGCTGCTCAATGACGAGGCTTACGCCTGCGGGGCGGAAGTCTGCCTGGTGCAGGACGGCGAGCTTGTGCCCTATCGCTCCGATCCCTATATCGACGTTGCCGAGGCGGAAACCCAGCTCGTCAGCTTTATTGCCGCCACCCAGGCTATGAACTACGTCGGCGAGCTGCAGGACGACACGCCGTTTCTGGATAAGTTTGGCGGCCTCAATTACAAAACTGCCATGCGGTGCGCCGCCTGCGGCGCCTGGGAGCAGGCCTTGACGTTTGCGCACAAGGCTTTTTGCGGCCGGCCGCTGCTCAGGCCTGCGCTTGTCGATGCAGGCAGCGAAACCCCTGCGTCGCCTGCCGGGCATGATGATGTGCCGGGCCCCAAATGGCGTATGTTGCTTGAAAAATATTCCGCGTTTGTGCAGCGCAAGCAGTTTGGTCAGGCGGACGCCGTACTGTACGAGGGCATGATGTCGGCCATTGCCGACAACAGGCGCGAGGTTTTTGCCCTGCTGGCTGCCCTGCGAAGCGTGCTGCGCGAAAATCGTGGGCAGGGCAGGGCTTCGCTTCGGTACGCCGAGCTGGCTTTGCTGGCAGACCCGCTTAACGCAATGGCATCGCAGATGTGCGTTTATCAGTATCTTGCCGAGGGCAAGGTCAATCTGGCGGTCATGACCGCCTGCCGCATGTGTTGTCTGTTTTTGAAACCGCTAGTGTTTGAGAGGGCGTTTTTTGGCACGGCCCTGCTTGGCCTTGTTGTTGCGCAATCCGGGCAATCGCCGCTGCAGCTTGCTGCCAAAATGCCCCAGATTATGCAAGCCGCTATGGATGCCGTAAAAAAGCAGGTTGCCTCGCCCACCTCGCCGCGCGAGTGGGGGGCAAAACTGGCGGAAGCGGAGCAGAGTCTGTAAATTTGTACAAAATATATTGCGGGACCTTTGCGGGGCGGGGCCTGCCTGCTGTGCTTTTTTCTGGTTTTTTTATATAATAACAGTTGGTTACTTGATTGATAATTGGTAAACGACTTCAAGGTATCGTGCCGGTTTTGCCGCGCGCGGCATGCCTTGTCTGATTATAACTAGCATATTATTATAAATTCACTGCAGCATCATCATTCTATGTGTATAAGTGAAAAGGAATTGTGTTATTTTTTTAAAAAAATATATTTCATTTGAGTTTTTATTGCTGGTATTTTAATAAAAAATGGAACTTTATTATGTATGTTTTATGCGTAACGTTATAGTATTTGAAAAATAAATTATTATATTTATAAAATTTTTGAAGCTAATAATTTGTATATTCGATATTATTTGGTATCGTATTTAAAAATTGCTGTACCTGCATAAAAAAAGCCTATATATATCTGCAACCCCCTAGCTTGCACGGGCTATGTTTGCGGCAAGCTACAATCTGTCCTCTTTTTTCATCTGGGTAAGTCCTGAGTCAGCAATGCAGCGCAGTAGTAATCACCAGTCGTGGGAATGGGTAGCCGGTCCTGATTTGTGTTATTGCGATGATGTACCGCTCAAGTCGGCAATCCTCGGCGTTCCAACAGTCAAAGGGCAGACTCTTTTTTTCGGCATGGATGTGGCCGACCAGCA is from Desulfovibrio desulfuricans and encodes:
- the rfbG gene encoding CDP-glucose 4,6-dehydratase, whose translation is MDQLSSFTGIYAGRRVLVTGSSGFKGSWLTLWLQGLGARVLGLALDPPSTPSMHEELALGGIVAAEHASITDFARLQAIMKDFQPEIVFHLAAQALVRESYAHPLETLQTNIMGTAHVLEASRHVPSLRAVVIVTSDKCYRNNEWVWGYRENDPMGGHDPYSASKGCAELITASYIKSFFPADRYGQDHQVAVASARAGNAIGGGDWGKDRLIPDCFRALHAGQPIVIRYPQAVRPWQHVLECLSGYLQLGCRLLEHGPSYGCGWNFAPIDMGDVWPVERVVRYICTLWKDGRYEVQQGNQPHEANMLCLDCTKANIELGWRPRYKVAEALRVTTAWYQAWAASRDAAHMRAFTQEQITAYTQRQLPQEDEL